The Maniola hyperantus chromosome 9, iAphHyp1.2, whole genome shotgun sequence genome includes a region encoding these proteins:
- the LOC117984890 gene encoding pancreatic triacylglycerol lipase-like, which yields MRIQLICFIITVYTATAGPLDIAQDKYSRFIKYPDDEEVFRTVDLEAEPNIELVKQIERNPVNNEYYLFTRLNPTSPQRLTTNVTTVFTSNFNPNSSTVVSVHGWMGNLNAANNIAIKDALLDSGNFNVIIMDWRQLASAEYSSVVAGVPAVGRGLGQFLNFIGSVTGITLASVHLVGFSLGAHVVGNAGKQLNGRVGRITGLDPAGPLWDWNPNRLHSSDAVYVEGIHTDAGPNGIGIGFLTTVGDVDFYPNGGANQPGCSTSQCNHGRAWEQFAASVTYNHLMGRRCSGTSEIVSDTCSGNVLSMGNADLPKQATPGLYRVNTGSHYPF from the exons ATGCGTATCCAG ctaatttgttttattattacagtctATACCGCAACAGCAGGACCTTTGGATATTGCTCAGGACAAATATtcgcgtttcataaagtacccaGATGACGAAGAAGTGTTTCGTACGGTGGATTTAGAGGCCGAGCCCAATATTGAACTTGTTAAGCAAATTGAGAGGAATCCCGTCAATAATGAATACTACCTCTTCAccag acTCAATCCGACGTCGCCTCAGAGGCTCACAACTAATGTTACCACTGTGTTTACGTCAAACTTCAACCCTAACAGCTCGACCGTGGTCTCTGTTCACGGCTGGATGGGCAACTTGAATGCTGCAAACAATATAGCCATCAAAGATG CATTACTCGATAGCGGCAATTTCAACGTCATTATCATGGACTGGAGGCAGCTTGCTAGTGCAGAGTATTCCTCCGTCGTGGCTGGAGTACCGGCAGTGGGGAGAGGGCTCGGACAGTTCCTCAACTTCATAGGCAGTGTTACTGGAATAACTTTGGCCAGCGTACATTTGGTTGGGTTCAGTTTGGGCGCACACGTTGTTGGCAACGCTGGCAAGCAGCTAAATGGCAGGGTGGGCCGTATTACCG GTTTAGACCCCGCGGGCCCACTGTGGGACTGGAATCCTAACCGCCTTCATTCCAGCGATGCTGTTTACGTGGAAGGGATCCACACCGATGCTGGCCCTAACGGCATCGGCATCGGTTTCTTAACGACCGTCGGAGACGTCGACTTCTACCCTAATGGTGGTGCTAACCAACCGGGATGCAGCACAAGTCAATGCAATCACGGTAGAGCGTGGGAGCAATTTGCAGCCTCTGTGACTTACAATCATTTGATGGGGAGACGCTGCTCTGGCACTTCCGAGATCGTCTCTGACACTTGTAGCGGAAATGTTTTGAGTATGGGCAACGCTGATTTGCCGAAACAAGC GACTCCCGGCCTATATCGAGTGAACACTGGAAGCCACTATCCTttctaa